In Nocardioides conyzicola, one genomic interval encodes:
- the ssd gene encoding septum site-determining protein Ssd produces MTSPLFVTRDQSLLDQLLRLAAAAGITPDVAADTGAALRRWPVASLVLVGADAAADLAAISPARRPGVHVVAWGAVPDELFRVTVALGGESVAQLPASEAWLVEALTDLGDPQRPAGTVVGVTGGSGGAGATTFACALGQLAARRGRAVVVDADPHGPGIDRVLGLEDRDGVRWDGLCHTTGRLSARSLREALPRREDLAALTWHAGAPGSLQAFAVREVLSAAQRGHDFVVVDLPRSGDSLVDELAARCDRLLVVVVPTVAGVASAVRICARHPDPGRVRLVVRGSGIDPQAIARATRVPVLAAMADQRGLAESIDLGLGPVRSRRGALGRAAGQVLDQLALLHAAAA; encoded by the coding sequence ATGACCTCTCCGCTCTTCGTCACGCGCGACCAGTCCCTCCTGGACCAGCTGCTCCGGCTGGCCGCGGCGGCCGGCATCACTCCGGATGTCGCCGCCGACACCGGTGCGGCGCTGCGCCGGTGGCCGGTGGCGTCGCTGGTCCTGGTGGGTGCCGACGCCGCGGCCGACCTGGCCGCGATCTCGCCCGCACGACGACCGGGAGTGCACGTCGTGGCCTGGGGCGCGGTGCCCGACGAGCTGTTCCGCGTCACCGTCGCGCTCGGCGGGGAGAGCGTCGCCCAGCTCCCTGCGTCGGAGGCGTGGCTCGTCGAGGCGCTGACGGACCTGGGCGACCCGCAGCGACCGGCAGGGACCGTCGTGGGCGTGACCGGCGGCAGCGGCGGGGCCGGAGCGACGACGTTCGCCTGCGCGCTCGGGCAGCTGGCGGCCCGGCGAGGCCGGGCGGTCGTCGTCGACGCCGACCCGCACGGTCCCGGCATCGACCGGGTGCTCGGGCTCGAGGACCGCGACGGCGTCCGGTGGGACGGGCTGTGCCACACCACCGGGCGGCTCAGCGCCCGCTCGCTGCGGGAGGCGCTGCCGCGGCGTGAGGACCTCGCTGCCCTGACCTGGCACGCCGGCGCACCCGGGAGCCTGCAGGCCTTCGCCGTGCGCGAGGTGCTGTCGGCGGCGCAGCGCGGCCACGACTTCGTGGTCGTCGACCTGCCCCGGTCCGGCGACTCCCTGGTCGACGAGCTCGCGGCCCGGTGCGACCGGCTGCTGGTGGTCGTGGTCCCGACGGTTGCCGGCGTCGCCTCGGCCGTGCGGATCTGCGCCCGGCACCCCGACCCCGGTCGGGTGCGGCTGGTGGTGCGCGGCAGCGGCATCGACCCGCAGGCGATCGCCCGGGCCACCCGAGTCCCCGTGCTCGCCGCCATGGCCGACCAACGCGGGCTGGCCGAGTCCATCGACCTCGGCCTGGGGCCGGTGCGCTCCCGCCGTGGCGCCCTGGGCCGGGCCGCCGGCCAGGTGCTCGACCAGCTGGCGCTCCTGCACGCGGCCGCCGCATGA